The following are from one region of the Coccinella septempunctata chromosome 7, icCocSept1.1, whole genome shotgun sequence genome:
- the LOC123318089 gene encoding uncharacterized protein LOC123318089 isoform X1 has product MSQVLQRLPDKLTFVGIETDTLRDSANLSTSSMKPLTLPVPPNEIFHLWTGMVGTGDGRGSGSNGTLSLVMVLPEFTQDVGDAVPQSCDWVTGNAGICRSNAVHVRLVSFMTCSNVLFLTGVPVCETSAAVRRLTPSPRSIRDVSALSGWIRDIPGELGTSTSKRDRSC; this is encoded by the exons ATGTCCCAGGTACTTCAGAGACTTCCGGACAAACTCACATTTGTCGGGATTGAGAC GGATACCTTACGAGACTCGGCCAATCTCTCCACCTCCTCGATGAAGCCGCTCACACTACCTGTGccaccaaatgaaatattccatttgtgGACAGGAATGGTTGGCACCGGTGACGGTCGAGGTTCCGGCTCTAATGGTACTCTCTCTCTGGTCATGGTCCTGCCAGAGTTCACACAAGATgtag GTGatgctgtcccacagtcctgtgactgggtGACAGGTAATGCCGGTATCTgccgcagtaatgctgtacatgtccgccttgtctcgttcatgacatgttctaatgttttattccttacaggtgtaccagtatgtgagacatcaGCAGCTGTCAGAAGATTGACCCCATCTCCAAGATCAATCAGGGATGTTTCAGCTCTTTCCGGTTGGATCagggacatcccaggtgaactgggaacctccacatccaagaggGACCGTTCCTGCTGA
- the LOC123318089 gene encoding uncharacterized protein LOC123318089 isoform X2, whose product MSQVLQRLPDKLTFVGIETDTLRDSANLSTSSMKPLTLPVPPNEIFHLWTGMVGTGDGRGSGSNGTLSLVMVLPEFTQDVGVPVCETSAAVRRLTPSPRSIRDVSALSGWIRDIPGELGTSTSKRDRSC is encoded by the exons ATGTCCCAGGTACTTCAGAGACTTCCGGACAAACTCACATTTGTCGGGATTGAGAC GGATACCTTACGAGACTCGGCCAATCTCTCCACCTCCTCGATGAAGCCGCTCACACTACCTGTGccaccaaatgaaatattccatttgtgGACAGGAATGGTTGGCACCGGTGACGGTCGAGGTTCCGGCTCTAATGGTACTCTCTCTCTGGTCATGGTCCTGCCAGAGTTCACACAAGATgtag gtgtaccagtatgtgagacatcaGCAGCTGTCAGAAGATTGACCCCATCTCCAAGATCAATCAGGGATGTTTCAGCTCTTTCCGGTTGGATCagggacatcccaggtgaactgggaacctccacatccaagaggGACCGTTCCTGCTGA
- the LOC123316934 gene encoding uncharacterized protein LOC123316934: protein MIEIGELKRTVIFCSDKIIDFENKLLHFNDVIAAVSKLESENSNLKKEVSLLNAKINNIEKQNRQNNIEIQNVPYKSGENLIEMVNSIGSSMGVQVEPRAIDYVTRVPTSVKDKHKNIIVRFSNKNDRDNFLANYRKKRATMGSTHAGITVSNVADRLYINEHLTLADKIIFKQARELAKHKGYKYVWTHNGNVLIRRDDNSRIIHISSENDISRL, encoded by the coding sequence ATGATCGAAATAGGAGAATTGAAGAGGACTGTAATTTTTTGCTCCGAcaaaataattgattttgaGAATAAACTTCTGCATTTTAATGATGTAATAGCAGCCGTGTCGAAATTGGAGAGCGAAAATAGTAATCTCAAAAAAGAAGTATCGCTTCTTAATGCAAAAATCAACAACATCGAAAAACAAAATAGACAGAATAACATTGAGATACAGAATGTCCCCTATAAGTCTGGTGAAAACCTGATTGAGATGGTTAATTCCATTGGGTCGTCTATGGGGGTCCAAGTTGAGCCCAGAGCGATCGATTATGTCACCAGGGTTCCAACATCAGTCAAGGATAAACATAAGAATATTATAGTTCGATTTTCCAATAAAAATGATCGTGATAATTTTCTGGCTAACTACCGTAAAAAGCGTGCTACGATGGGTAGTACTCATGCTGGCATAACGGTGTCGAATGTGGCCGATAGACTCTATATAAATGAACATCTTACATTGGCCGACAAGATAATTTTTAAGCAGGCTCGTGAGCTGGCAAAACATAAAGGATATAAATATGTGTGGACACACAATGGAAATGTTCTCATTCGTAGGGATGACAATTCAAGGATCATCCACATATCTTCTGAGAACGACATATCTCGACTTTAA
- the LOC123316935 gene encoding uncharacterized protein LOC123316935, with the protein MGNLPLPRISQVKPFLHSGVDYGGPFTIFMSRYRGAKKCKSYICLFVCMSTKAMHLELASDLSSDAFLACLRRFVSRRGRCAHLYSDQGTNFVGSSNEIKNMLRDTASAENIEHHFLPGNAPHMGGLWESGIKAVKTHLKRVIGEHVLTYEEFYTVLTQIEAVLRPLTPLSSDVNDLSVLTPGHFLTLEPLSAIPDQELTNVPIPRLKRWQLIQRLHQDFWRRWKVEYLHTLQQRSKWLTSSSPPAIGTLVLIKSDNAPPLQWEMGRIMQVHPGLDNAVRVATVKTRRGTLKRPLLKLCPLPIDDVKA; encoded by the coding sequence ATGGGCAATCTACCTTTGCCCAGAATATCTCAAGTAAAGCCCTTTTTGCATTCCGGTGTTGACTACGGAGGTCCTTTCACAATTTTCATGAGTCGATATCGGGGCGCCAAGAAATGTAAATCTTACATATGTTTATTTGTTTGCATGTCAACTAAGGCCATGCATCTGGAATTGGCCTCGGATTTGAGCAGTGATGCATTTTTGGCATGTTTGAGAAGATTTGTCTCGCGGCGAGGTCGATGCGCGCATCTCTATTCCGATCAGGGTACTAATTTCGTGGGATCCAGCAACGAAATTAAAAATATGCTTAGGGATACCGCGAGTGCTGAAAATATCGAACATCACTTCCTCCCAGGTAACGCACCCCATATGGGTGGACTGTGGGAGTCAGGAATTAAAGcggtgaaaacacatttgaagaGGGTAATCGGTGAACATGTTCTCACCTACGAAGAATTTTACACTGTTTTAACGCAGATCGAAGCAGTGCTGAGGCCTCTCACCCCCCTCAGTTCGGACGTGAATGATTTGTCGGTATTAACGCCGGGTCACTTTTTAACGCTGGAACCATTGAGCGCCATTCCAGATCAAGAGCTTACGAATGTGCCAATACCTCGCCTCAAACGATGGCAATTAATACAGCGACTACATCAAGATTTTTGGCGGAGATGGAAAGTAGAGTATTTACATACCCTACAACAACGCAGTAAGTGGCTCACTTCATCCTCCCCTCCAGCGATAGGGACTTTGGTCCTCATTAAAAGTGACAATGCACCCCCATTACAATGGGAGATGGGACGTATTATGCAAGTCCATCCTGGATTAGATAACGCAGTCAGAGTTGCTACGGTGAAAACACGACGCGGTACCTTGAAAAGACCGCTTCTTAAGTTATGCCCGTTGCCCATTGATGATGTAAAAGCTTGA
- the LOC123316936 gene encoding uncharacterized protein LOC123316936 gives MNVAVSCDFVLTHMLLSRLDPETSRAFEREHGSTAIPEYNTLFQFLEEYCNGLINSNTTVYAKSSPNKYMSNSDCRKRNSFITQTKSKNPKCALCQSDHPTYTCVKYLEKAPRERHIFCRNHHLCFGCLSSLHNLKSCKSTSACKKCNSKNHHTTLHFDREHDRTDATASAYANGRNLESPSDQDTPSMETQRSLVLCSAASPVSRSQVLLCTALVEIKTGKGNFKQFRAVLDSGSEISIVSQRCFSALNIRSSPCSTVINGIGNESHLQNIGEVELSIRSIGSDDPLFVINANVLPKICGKLPSSKITTQSWHYLDKLKLADPKYYCPGDIDVLLGADVFSKILLNNHIQGQNGGPDALHTVFGYVLIGKINTASTNSVHTLFCGSHCDMNASMKSFFDLESVPEFDNGTETDVCEVIFRENYYRNEEGRYVVPLPFKETSPLFPGSRDLAVQRFLSLESRLLKNPSLYKEYCSVMREYL, from the coding sequence ATGAACGTCGCTGTGAGTTGTGATTTTGTCTTGACGCATATGTTGCTTTCTCGTTTGGATCCGGAGACATCCCGCGCTTTCGAAAGAGAACATGGATCGACCGCCATACCGGAATATAACAccttatttcaatttttagaagAATACTGCAACggattgatcaactcaaatacTACCGTTTATGCTAAGAGTTCGCCTAACAAATATATGTCTAATTCAGATTGTAGAAAGAGAAACTCTTTCATCACCCAAACTAAATCGAAAAATCCCAAGTGTGCCCTATGTCAGTCGGATCATCCCACTTACACTTGCgtaaaatatttggaaaaagcGCCAAGAGAACGACATATATTTTGTAGAAATCACCATTTATGCTTTGGTTGTCTCAGTAGCCTCCATAACCTTAAAAGTTGTAAATCTACGTCCGCTTGTAAAAAATGTAACAGTAAAAATCATCACACTACATTGCATTTTGACCGTGAACATGACCGAACCGACGCCACTGCTAGTGCTTACGCCAACGGCCGGAACCTAGAAAGTCCGAGTGATCAAGATACTCCCTCGATGGAAACGCAACGCTCGCTGGTACTGTGCTCGGCTGCGTCCCCGGTCTCGCGATCGCAAGTATTGCTTTGTACTGCTTtagtcgaaattaaaacaggaaaaggaaatttcaaaCAATTTCGCGCTGTTTTGGACTCTGgatctgaaatttcaattgtttctCAGAGATGTTTTTCCGCTCTGAACATTCGTAGTTCTCCATGCAGCACAGTTATCAATGGAATCGGAAACGAATCGCATTTACAAAACATAGGTGAAGTTGAACTCTCTATCAGATCCATCGGATCGGATGATCCTTTGTTTGTCATAAACGCCAACGTTCTTCCTAAAATATGCGGAAAACTTCCTTCGAGTAAAATTACTACACAGTCTTGGCATTATTTGGATAAGTTGAAGTTGGCCGATCCTAAGTATTATTGTCCGGGAGATATTGACGTCCTTTTAGGTGCGGacgtattttcgaaaattttactAAACAATCACATTCAGGGTCAAAACGGGGGTCCAGACGCGCTACATACGGTATTCGGGTACGTTTTAATTGGAAAGATAAATACTGCTTCAACGAATTCGGTTCATACACTATTTTGTGGAAGTCATTGTGATATGAATGCGTCAATGAAAAGTTTTTTTGATTTAGAGTCTGTACCGGAATTCGATAACGGTACAGAGACGGATGTTTGTGAAGTAATCTTCCGCGAGAACTATTACAGAAATGAAGAAGGGCGTTACGTGGTACCCCTTCCATTCAAGGAAACATCCCCGTTATTTCCGGGAAGTAGAGATTTAGCTGTGCAGCGTTTTTTGTCACTTGAAAGccgtttattgaaaaatccaagttTATACAAGGAATACTGTTCGGTGATGAGAGAGTACTTATAG